A part of Campylobacter ureolyticus ACS-301-V-Sch3b genomic DNA contains:
- a CDS encoding multiheme c-type cytochrome yields the protein MRLIFLFFIMVFSLQAQNAQIVEKFTDPKACSQCHNSQYSMWKTSVHALSHEKNNELFAKSARLVSIDSFQTYEQTLVGCSNCHNPRLDVKNVSSNYVLAKTFELNTKETEYVDSSLKVKHIQNGISCYICHNVDSIKPRDDDSQIGYQNFNWVNGDIIVGPFDDEHQRGKEFHLSYKRDFFKENNNLCLSCHQGKGGKSEHSVYNTGHELINSGSTELCADCHMGKEGREIISPNIEPDNAVFRKTRPHLFASVRNNPRILSNALDIDINQIDNKTAKVSVINKIAHNMPSGFSGRSLELNLTFYDKNSKILDDQKLSFEKRYRSKTGFITLSYSAEVMDSDTTLKPNESREFEVVFPKGTSTIKAKLNYYLIQPELQKRLLVKDESFTKIYPVLERELIIK from the coding sequence ATGCGTTTAATATTTTTATTTTTTATCATGGTATTTTCTTTACAGGCACAAAATGCACAAATAGTTGAGAAATTTACAGATCCAAAAGCCTGTAGTCAGTGTCACAACTCCCAATATAGCATGTGGAAAACATCAGTTCATGCACTCTCACATGAAAAAAACAATGAGCTTTTTGCCAAAAGTGCAAGGCTTGTGAGTATAGATAGCTTTCAAACATACGAGCAAACATTGGTTGGCTGTTCAAATTGTCACAATCCAAGGCTTGATGTAAAAAATGTAAGTAGTAATTATGTCTTAGCTAAAACTTTTGAATTAAATACAAAAGAAACTGAATATGTTGATAGCTCACTTAAAGTAAAGCATATCCAAAATGGAATAAGCTGTTATATCTGCCACAACGTAGATAGCATAAAGCCAAGAGATGATGACTCACAGATAGGATATCAAAACTTTAACTGGGTAAATGGAGATATCATAGTTGGACCGTTTGATGATGAGCATCAAAGAGGAAAAGAGTTTCATTTGAGCTATAAAAGAGATTTCTTTAAAGAAAATAACAATCTATGTTTATCTTGTCATCAAGGAAAGGGAGGAAAAAGCGAACATTCAGTTTATAATACAGGGCATGAACTAATAAATTCTGGCTCAACTGAACTTTGTGCGGACTGTCACATGGGAAAAGAGGGAAGAGAGATAATATCACCAAATATTGAACCTGATAATGCAGTTTTTAGAAAAACAAGACCTCATCTTTTTGCAAGTGTAAGAAACAATCCAAGGATTTTATCAAATGCGCTTGATATTGATATTAATCAAATAGACAACAAAACAGCTAAAGTAAGCGTTATAAACAAAATAGCTCACAATATGCCAAGTGGATTTAGTGGCAGATCTTTAGAGCTTAATCTAACATTTTATGATAAAAATTCAAAAATACTAGATGATCAAAAGTTAAGTTTTGAAAAAAGATATAGAAGTAAAACAGGCTTTATAACTCTTTCATATAGTGCTGAAGTAATGGATAGTGATACTACTTTAAAACCAAATGAATCAAGAGAATTTGAAGTTGTATTTCCAAAAGGAACAAGCACTATCAAAGCTAAGCTTAATTACTATTTAATTCAGCCAGAACTTCAAAAAAGACTTCTAGTGAAGGATGAATCTTTTACTAAGATATATCCGGTATTAGAGCGCGAATTAATAATTAAATAA
- a CDS encoding YqiA/YcfP family alpha/beta fold hydrolase produces the protein MQNFKECLDDLKSKRVLIIHGFNSSGNGTTANNLKSVLSNFAITKIIAPDFNLLNYDETILKINELSKNIDIVIGHSLGGYYTMSLERLEIFKIVINPCIDPLVINLDLNKKINLRGLNRQLTFGMFAKSDELFDFYDCFKDNFSAEFYGVLNYTRIPGTHRPDKDSLNLGLIKAFEYFTKIHNSIDLISESKNIK, from the coding sequence ATGCAAAACTTTAAAGAGTGTTTAGATGATTTAAAATCAAAAAGAGTTCTTATCATTCATGGCTTTAATAGCTCGGGAAATGGAACAACCGCAAATAATCTAAAATCAGTTTTAAGTAATTTTGCAATAACTAAAATAATCGCACCAGATTTCAATCTATTAAATTATGATGAAACAATTTTGAAAATAAATGAATTATCAAAAAATATAGATATTGTAATAGGTCATAGTTTGGGTGGATACTACACAATGAGTTTAGAAAGATTAGAAATTTTTAAAATAGTAATTAATCCTTGTATTGACCCTTTGGTTATTAATCTTGATCTTAATAAAAAAATAAACTTAAGAGGACTTAATAGACAACTTACTTTTGGGATGTTTGCCAAATCAGATGAATTATTTGACTTTTATGACTGTTTTAAAGACAATTTTTCAGCAGAGTTTTATGGCGTTTTAAACTATACAAGAATTCCAGGCACTCACAGACCGGACAAAGACTCCTTAAATTTAGGACTAATAAAGGCATTTGAGTATTTTACAAAAATTCATAACTCGATAGATTTAATTAGTGAGAGTAAAAATATAAAATAA
- a CDS encoding HesA/MoeB/ThiF family protein, translating into MSDFESAYFKRQIQLWGKKTQESLKNKKILIIGSGGLGSSLGLSLGSSGIGEIHVVDFDKVDISNIHRQILFKLDDEGKFKAEVFKSVVESRFNGVKVFSHILNFKEFIKKNNVKFDLILDATDNLETRVLIDKFAKDLEIPWIYTSVQEFFIQICFMDKAKFNAFDKKGIKPTGIACPIVMMAAGLEANLAIRYLAGLEVKKDLFYYIDISSGEIKINKFKI; encoded by the coding sequence ATGAGTGATTTCGAAAGTGCTTATTTTAAAAGACAAATTCAGCTTTGGGGCAAAAAAACTCAAGAAAGCTTAAAAAATAAAAAAATCTTAATAATTGGTAGTGGTGGGCTTGGAAGCTCGCTCGGTCTTTCACTTGGAAGTAGCGGGATTGGAGAAATTCACGTTGTTGATTTTGACAAGGTCGATATTTCAAATATTCATCGTCAAATTTTATTTAAATTAGATGATGAGGGGAAATTTAAAGCAGAAGTTTTTAAAAGCGTGGTTGAAAGTAGGTTTAACGGCGTTAAAGTTTTTTCTCATATTTTAAATTTTAAAGAGTTTATAAAAAAAAATAATGTTAAGTTTGATCTTATTTTAGATGCAACTGATAATTTAGAAACTAGAGTTTTGATAGATAAATTTGCTAAAGATTTAGAAATTCCTTGGATTTATACTTCTGTTCAGGAGTTTTTTATTCAAATTTGTTTTATGGATAAAGCTAAGTTTAATGCATTTGATAAAAAAGGGATAAAGCCAACTGGAATTGCGTGCCCAATTGTCATGATGGCTGCTGGGCTTGAAGCAAATTTGGCTATTAGATATCTAGCCGGACTCGAAGTAAAAAAAGATTTGTTTTATTATATTGATATTTCAAGTGGTGAGATAAAAATAAATAAATTTAAAATATGA
- a CDS encoding carbon-nitrogen hydrolase family protein codes for MSKICIIQLPTLSMSEGRIDYYMRIVKDSGASLVVLGEYVLNSFFTELLKMPKSLINEQILHKKELFIKLAKEYNTTIIAPFITKKNKGFVKGVAKFSPNSYRYFEQNFLINYDHWNEEEFFLNDVKELNLPVFNHENFKFGVLMGFETHFDICWQYLLKKDVDVVLVPTAGTFDSNQRWEEILKTKAFTNLVYVLRANRIGKAKFDKKVCEFYGKSFAVTPNGIISSKLNEEEGILLFELSKNELKTQRKFWKFREILAKKGFKNE; via the coding sequence ATGAGTAAAATTTGTATTATTCAGCTCCCGACTTTATCGATGAGTGAGGGGCGAATTGATTATTACATGAGAATTGTAAAAGACAGCGGTGCATCACTTGTTGTTTTGGGTGAATATGTTTTAAATAGCTTTTTTACTGAGCTTTTAAAAATGCCAAAAAGTCTTATTAATGAACAAATCTTACACAAAAAAGAGCTTTTTATCAAGCTTGCAAAAGAATACAATACAACCATAATAGCACCCTTTATAACAAAAAAAAATAAAGGTTTTGTAAAAGGTGTAGCTAAATTTTCTCCAAATTCATATAGATATTTTGAGCAGAATTTTTTAATAAATTATGATCATTGGAATGAGGAAGAGTTTTTTTTAAATGATGTAAAAGAGTTAAATTTGCCTGTATTTAACCACGAAAATTTCAAATTTGGAGTTTTAATGGGTTTTGAAACTCATTTTGATATTTGTTGGCAGTATTTACTAAAAAAAGATGTTGATGTGGTTTTAGTGCCAACAGCTGGGACTTTTGACTCAAACCAAAGATGGGAAGAAATTTTAAAAACAAAAGCTTTTACAAATTTAGTCTATGTTTTAAGAGCAAATCGTATTGGAAAGGCTAAATTTGATAAAAAAGTTTGTGAGTTTTATGGAAAAAGTTTTGCTGTAACTCCAAATGGAATAATAAGTAGCAAGTTAAATGAAGAAGAGGGAATTTTACTTTTTGAACTTTCAAAAAATGAGTTAAAAACTCAGAGGAAATTTTGGAAATTTAGAGAAATTTTAGCTAAAAAAGGCTTTAAAAATGAGTGA
- the xseB gene encoding exodeoxyribonuclease VII small subunit, whose translation MSEKIDEIESFEDKVKKLESLLEKLKDENLSLEKSVEIYKEALSLLKQTSKILDKAKLEITEISDE comes from the coding sequence ATGAGTGAAAAAATAGATGAAATTGAAAGTTTTGAAGATAAAGTAAAAAAGCTTGAAAGCTTACTTGAAAAACTAAAAGATGAAAATTTAAGTTTAGAAAAAAGCGTTGAAATTTACAAAGAAGCTTTAAGTTTATTAAAACAAACTTCTAAAATTTTGGATAAAGCAAAACTTGAAATTACTGAGATTAGTGATGAGTAA
- the metX gene encoding homoserine O-acetyltransferase MetX has protein sequence MKISTNLEYFNEPLHLESGRILSSFKLKYETYGKLNENKTNAVVVCHALTGSCHAAGRYDGDAKPGWWDTLIGDNKTIDTTKYFVICVSILGSPFGSTNPLSIDENTGAEYRLKFPVLTISDVVNAQMRLFTRLGIRKAHAVVGGSLGGMQALCFAIDHPNFSDRIVMLASTYATRAWAIAFNKIAIHGILNDIIFDNGNYDKNLVAKHGLVGMEVGRMAGHISFLSPSSTDMKFGRNYVATDGLYELKGRFEVDRYMEYNASNFAKKFDPLCYLYIVKMMNIFDSTRNYDDLKDALSNVKAKLTLIAFKGDMLFMPDEMKEIYDALNDLGKKSEFYNIESSYGHDAFLVECDKFENYIKKALNE, from the coding sequence GTGAAAATAAGCACAAATTTAGAGTATTTTAACGAGCCGCTTCATTTAGAAAGCGGTCGTATCTTATCATCGTTTAAGTTAAAATACGAAACTTATGGAAAATTAAACGAAAATAAAACTAACGCAGTTGTAGTGTGTCACGCTCTAACTGGCTCTTGTCATGCTGCAGGTCGGTATGATGGAGATGCAAAGCCAGGTTGGTGGGACACGCTTATTGGCGATAACAAAACAATAGATACAACAAAATATTTTGTAATTTGTGTAAGTATTTTAGGAAGTCCATTTGGCTCAACAAACCCTTTAAGTATAGATGAAAATACCGGCGCAGAATATAGACTAAAATTTCCTGTTCTTACAATTAGCGATGTTGTAAATGCACAAATGAGGCTTTTTACAAGGCTTGGTATAAGAAAAGCTCATGCTGTGGTTGGTGGAAGTTTAGGTGGTATGCAAGCGCTTTGCTTTGCGATTGACCATCCAAATTTTAGCGATAGAATTGTAATGCTTGCTTCAACTTATGCAACAAGAGCATGGGCAATAGCTTTTAATAAAATAGCAATTCATGGTATTTTAAATGATATTATTTTTGATAATGGAAACTACGATAAAAATTTAGTTGCAAAACACGGGCTTGTTGGCATGGAAGTTGGCAGGATGGCAGGGCATATAAGTTTTTTAAGTCCCTCATCAACAGATATGAAATTCGGAAGAAACTATGTTGCAACAGATGGACTTTACGAGCTTAAAGGAAGATTTGAAGTAGATAGATATATGGAGTATAACGCTTCAAATTTTGCCAAAAAATTTGACCCGCTTTGCTATCTTTATATTGTAAAAATGATGAATATATTTGACTCAACAAGAAATTATGATGATTTAAAAGATGCACTTTCAAATGTTAAAGCAAAGCTTACACTAATTGCATTTAAGGGCGATATGCTTTTTATGCCAGATGAGATGAAAGAAATTTATGATGCATTAAATGATCTTGGCAAAAAAAGTGAGTTTTATAATATTGAAAGCAGTTATGGGCACGATGCGTTTTTAGTAGAGTGTGATAAATTTGAAAATTATATAAAAAAGGCGTTAAATGAGTGA
- the guaB gene encoding IMP dehydrogenase: MRIVKKALTFEDVLLMPQYSEILPKDIVLKSRLTKKINLNVPLISAAMDTVTEYRTAIMMARLGGIGIIHKNMDIKTQVRMIKRVKKSESGVIIDPIFIKPNATIKEALDIMSEYRISGVPVVNDDRVLIGILTNRDLRFETDFTALVGDKMTKAPLITAPKGCTLDDAEEIFKNNKVEKLPIVDENGKLDGLITIKDLKKRIEYPNSNKDKYGRLIVGAAIGVGHFERAEALVDAGVDVLVLDSAHGHSKNIINTLKELKSNLDVDVIVGNVANPKSIADLAKAGADAIKVGIGPGSICTTRIVAGVGVPQITAISDCAEEAKKYDIPVIADGGIKYSGDIAKALAAGASSVMIGSLLAGCDESPGDLITFQGRQYKLYRGMGSIGAMTRGSADRYFQEGTASDKLVPEGIEGRVPYAGTLKNVVFQLLGGLRSSMGYCGSIDIPTFQEKAEFVEITTAGLKESHVHDVVITKEAPNYKVH, encoded by the coding sequence ATGAGGATAGTAAAAAAAGCTTTGACTTTTGAAGATGTGCTTTTAATGCCACAATATTCAGAAATTTTACCAAAAGATATAGTTTTAAAATCAAGATTAACAAAAAAGATAAACTTAAATGTTCCACTAATTAGTGCTGCTATGGATACAGTAACTGAGTATAGAACAGCCATTATGATGGCAAGACTTGGAGGAATTGGAATAATCCATAAAAATATGGATATAAAAACCCAAGTTAGAATGATAAAAAGAGTTAAAAAAAGTGAAAGTGGTGTTATCATAGATCCAATTTTCATAAAACCTAATGCAACTATAAAAGAAGCACTTGATATAATGAGTGAATATAGAATTTCAGGAGTTCCGGTTGTAAATGATGATAGGGTTTTAATAGGAATTTTAACAAATAGAGATTTAAGATTTGAGACTGATTTTACTGCTTTAGTTGGTGATAAAATGACAAAAGCGCCTCTTATAACAGCTCCAAAAGGCTGCACACTTGATGATGCAGAAGAGATTTTTAAAAATAATAAAGTTGAAAAACTTCCAATCGTTGATGAAAACGGCAAATTAGATGGTTTAATCACAATAAAAGATCTTAAAAAAAGAATAGAGTATCCAAACTCAAATAAAGATAAATATGGAAGATTGATTGTTGGTGCTGCTATTGGCGTAGGACATTTTGAAAGAGCAGAAGCTTTAGTTGATGCAGGTGTTGATGTTTTAGTGCTTGATTCAGCTCATGGGCACTCTAAAAACATAATAAATACTTTAAAAGAATTAAAATCAAATTTAGATGTTGATGTTATAGTTGGAAATGTTGCAAATCCAAAAAGTATAGCAGATCTTGCAAAAGCTGGGGCGGACGCAATAAAAGTTGGAATTGGACCTGGAAGTATTTGTACCACTAGAATAGTAGCAGGAGTTGGTGTGCCACAAATTACAGCTATTAGTGATTGCGCCGAGGAAGCTAAAAAATATGATATTCCTGTAATTGCAGATGGTGGTATAAAATACTCAGGTGACATTGCAAAGGCTTTAGCTGCAGGAGCAAGTTCTGTTATGATAGGAAGTTTGCTTGCAGGTTGTGATGAGAGTCCAGGAGATTTAATAACATTCCAAGGAAGACAATATAAACTTTACCGTGGAATGGGCTCAATCGGAGCAATGACTAGAGGAAGTGCTGATAGGTACTTTCAAGAAGGAACTGCAAGTGATAAATTAGTTCCTGAAGGAATTGAGGGAAGAGTTCCTTATGCAGGAACTTTAAAAAATGTTGTTTTTCAGCTTTTAGGAGGACTAAGAAGCTCTATGGGATATTGCGGAAGTATCGATATACCAACATTCCAAGAAAAGGCTGAATTTGTAGAGATAACAACAGCAGGTCTAAAAGAAAGTCATGTTCATGATGTTGTTATAACAAAAGAAGCACCAAATTATAAAGTTCATTAG
- the gatA gene encoding Asp-tRNA(Asn)/Glu-tRNA(Gln) amidotransferase subunit GatA: MISLEAALKLSSEELKNLKQDLSKKIKEKKELGAYIEQFLDSEINTSGDGVPVAIKDNIQVKGWSVTSASKILQGYIAPYDATAIVKLKNAGICPFGRTNMDEFAMGSTTATSFYGKTLNPLDNSRVPGGSSGGSAAAVAGGIAIAALGSDTGGSIRQPAAFCGCVGFKPTYGRVSRYGLGAYSSSLDQIGPITQNVKDAAILYDIIKGHDEKDSTSYNGEYKPTNLDPNKKLKIAVIKNYIENTDEVIKNALLKTIEKLKSAGHEIVYKEFSNANIDIAAYYIIANAEASANLSRFDGVRYGRRAEAKNLHELYANTRAEGFGAEVQRRLLLGTFVLSSGYYDAYYVKAQKAREFIRREYEEVFNEADLIFSPVTPTLPYKFGSITEPLKVYLGDLYTVGANLAGLPAISVPVCKTNEGLSISAQLLGKAFDDENVLNGGLVLENLSKE; this comes from the coding sequence GTGATAAGTTTAGAAGCTGCTTTAAAACTATCAAGCGAAGAGTTAAAAAATTTAAAACAAGATTTATCAAAAAAAATAAAAGAAAAAAAAGAGTTAGGTGCTTATATTGAACAGTTTTTAGATTCAGAAATTAATACAAGTGGAGATGGTGTTCCAGTTGCGATAAAAGATAATATCCAAGTAAAAGGTTGGAGCGTTACAAGTGCTTCAAAAATACTTCAAGGATATATCGCGCCATACGATGCAACAGCAATTGTAAAGCTAAAAAATGCAGGAATTTGTCCTTTTGGAAGAACAAATATGGACGAGTTTGCTATGGGAAGCACAACTGCAACTTCTTTTTATGGAAAAACTCTAAATCCACTTGATAACTCAAGAGTTCCAGGTGGAAGTAGCGGTGGAAGTGCAGCAGCTGTTGCAGGTGGTATAGCAATAGCAGCACTTGGAAGTGATACTGGTGGAAGTATCCGCCAACCTGCTGCGTTTTGTGGTTGTGTTGGTTTTAAACCAACTTATGGAAGAGTTAGTAGGTATGGTCTTGGGGCTTACTCAAGTAGCTTAGATCAAATTGGGCCTATTACTCAAAATGTAAAAGATGCTGCTATTTTATACGATATCATAAAAGGACATGATGAAAAAGATAGCACAAGCTACAACGGCGAGTATAAGCCTACAAATTTAGATCCAAACAAAAAGTTAAAAATTGCTGTTATTAAAAATTATATTGAAAATACTGATGAAGTAATAAAAAATGCTCTTTTAAAAACAATTGAAAAACTAAAATCAGCCGGACATGAGATAGTTTATAAAGAGTTTTCAAATGCCAATATAGATATTGCAGCTTATTATATTATTGCAAATGCTGAAGCAAGCGCAAATTTAAGTAGATTTGACGGTGTAAGATATGGAAGACGTGCAGAGGCTAAAAATTTACATGAGCTTTATGCAAATACAAGAGCTGAAGGTTTTGGAGCTGAAGTTCAAAGAAGACTTCTCTTAGGAACTTTCGTTTTAAGTAGTGGATATTATGATGCATATTATGTAAAAGCTCAAAAGGCAAGAGAGTTTATAAGAAGAGAGTATGAAGAGGTTTTTAATGAAGCCGATCTTATTTTTAGTCCAGTAACTCCTACATTGCCATATAAATTTGGAAGCATTACAGAACCACTTAAAGTTTATTTAGGAGATTTATACACAGTTGGTGCAAATTTAGCAGGACTTCCAGCTATTTCAGTTCCAGTTTGCAAAACAAATGAGGGACTTAGTATAAGTGCCCAGCTTTTAGGAAAAGCCTTTGATGATGAAAATGTTTTAAATGGTGGGTTAGTTTTAGAGAATTTAAGTAAGGAGTAA
- the ileS gene encoding isoleucine--tRNA ligase, producing MDYKDTLFLPKTDFAMRGNLPANEPKRLKAWYEERKVYDKMKAKRQNALKSFALHDGPPYANGHLHIGHALNKILKDIILKTHYFFGDEIRYVPGWDCHGLPIEQQVEVSLGDKKNSISKKELRQLCRDHAAKFVDIQRDEFKDLGVIGDWCDPYLTMKFKFEADIYKNLCDIAKKGLLIERSKPVFWSWAAKTALAEAEVEYKDKEDYSLYASFNLTDEANKKLGVENAKAVIWTTTPWTLPANQAIALNPHEKYVVTKEGYIFAKPLLEVLISKNLTKGEILKEFDSKILENLYAINPLNDRLSRFILGEHVLMDGGTGLVHTAPGHGEDDYFAALKYGIEVLMPVDDGGCFDETLKSKKLIKDEFVDELVGMHIFKANEKIVEILGKNLLSVSKFTHSYPFCWRTKKPVIYRATKQWFIAMDEPKLGGKTLRQVAINEINNNIKFYPQVGKNRLLSMIENRPDWCISRQREWGVPIAFFRDKSTKEPIFDSEILDNVYEIFKTHGADAWWELEISELLPKNSKYKPENLEKVMDILDVWFDSGSTWNAVLNSGEYDAGSYPTDMYLEGSDQHRGWFQSSLLVSCAINEKAPYKAILTHGFTVDKDGAKMSKSVGNVILPSEIIKEYGVEILRLWVSLSDYSSDLKIGKEILKQVSEQYRKIRNTIRFLLANVSDLKELETSNFTNLDKWILTKASKTFKDVENSFKNYDFSKGFNQLLNFLNADLSGIYLDICKDRLYCDDINSARRRSAQSVMVIITRSLLPLIAPTLTYTVDEVMEFAPDIIKNGKSDAFDLLYEELDYDFKTEDEIFISSREKFFEMVDSLKKDKIIKSTLEIALETSSNEVLSHDMQDIVDWYLVSEVRSLESGECLAEFKVDDEIFRIVKSNLHKCPRCWKFNAQKEDELCPRCNKVMENV from the coding sequence ATGGATTATAAAGACACACTTTTTTTGCCTAAAACAGATTTTGCGATGAGAGGAAACTTACCAGCAAACGAGCCAAAAAGACTAAAAGCATGGTATGAAGAAAGAAAAGTTTATGATAAAATGAAAGCTAAAAGACAAAATGCTTTAAAGTCTTTTGCACTTCATGATGGACCGCCTTATGCAAACGGTCATCTTCATATAGGTCATGCGTTAAATAAAATTTTAAAAGATATTATTTTAAAAACACACTATTTTTTTGGCGATGAAATTAGATATGTTCCTGGCTGGGACTGTCACGGGCTTCCGATAGAGCAGCAAGTTGAGGTAAGTTTAGGTGATAAAAAAAATAGTATTTCAAAAAAAGAGTTAAGACAACTTTGTAGAGATCATGCAGCTAAATTTGTTGATATTCAAAGAGATGAGTTTAAGGATTTAGGAGTTATTGGCGATTGGTGTGATCCATACTTAACTATGAAATTTAAATTTGAAGCTGATATTTATAAAAACCTTTGTGATATTGCTAAAAAAGGACTTTTGATTGAAAGAAGCAAGCCTGTTTTTTGGAGCTGGGCTGCTAAAACAGCTTTAGCTGAGGCTGAAGTTGAATACAAAGATAAAGAGGATTATAGTCTTTATGCAAGCTTTAATTTAACAGATGAGGCAAATAAAAAACTTGGAGTTGAAAATGCAAAAGCCGTTATTTGGACTACTACTCCATGGACACTTCCAGCAAATCAAGCAATTGCTCTAAACCCACATGAAAAATATGTGGTTACAAAAGAGGGCTATATTTTTGCTAAGCCTTTACTTGAAGTTTTAATTTCTAAAAACCTTACAAAAGGTGAAATTTTAAAAGAATTTGACTCAAAAATATTAGAAAATTTATATGCGATAAATCCACTAAATGATAGATTATCAAGATTTATTTTAGGAGAGCATGTTTTAATGGACGGAGGAACAGGACTAGTTCATACTGCTCCAGGACATGGTGAAGATGACTATTTTGCAGCGTTAAAATATGGCATTGAAGTATTAATGCCAGTTGATGATGGCGGCTGTTTTGATGAAACTTTAAAATCAAAAAAACTTATAAAAGATGAGTTTGTTGATGAGCTTGTTGGAATGCACATTTTTAAGGCAAACGAAAAAATAGTTGAAATTTTAGGTAAAAATTTATTAAGTGTGAGTAAATTTACGCACTCTTATCCATTTTGCTGGAGAACTAAAAAGCCTGTAATTTATAGAGCAACAAAACAGTGGTTTATAGCTATGGATGAGCCAAAACTTGGTGGTAAAACCTTAAGACAAGTTGCGATAAATGAGATAAATAATAATATAAAATTTTATCCACAAGTTGGTAAAAATCGTCTTTTATCAATGATAGAAAATCGCCCTGATTGGTGTATTTCAAGACAAAGAGAGTGGGGAGTTCCAATCGCATTTTTTAGAGATAAATCCACAAAAGAGCCAATTTTTGATAGTGAAATTTTAGATAATGTTTATGAAATTTTTAAAACTCACGGAGCCGATGCGTGGTGGGAACTTGAAATAAGTGAGCTTTTACCAAAAAATTCAAAATACAAACCTGAAAATTTAGAAAAAGTTATGGATATTTTAGATGTTTGGTTTGATAGTGGCTCAACTTGGAATGCTGTTTTAAATAGCGGCGAATACGATGCTGGAAGTTATCCAACTGATATGTATCTAGAAGGAAGTGATCAACATCGTGGCTGGTTTCAAAGCTCTCTTTTAGTAAGTTGCGCAATCAATGAAAAAGCTCCTTATAAAGCCATTTTAACACATGGATTTACAGTTGATAAAGACGGTGCTAAGATGAGTAAATCAGTTGGAAATGTTATTTTGCCAAGTGAAATTATTAAAGAGTATGGTGTTGAAATTCTAAGGCTTTGGGTAAGTTTGAGTGATTATTCAAGTGATTTAAAAATTGGAAAAGAGATACTAAAACAAGTTAGCGAACAGTATAGAAAAATAAGAAATACAATAAGATTTTTACTTGCAAATGTTAGTGATTTAAAAGAGCTTGAAACTTCAAATTTTACAAATTTAGATAAGTGGATTTTAACAAAAGCTTCAAAAACATTTAAAGATGTTGAAAATTCGTTTAAAAACTATGACTTTTCAAAAGGATTTAACCAGCTTTTAAATTTCTTAAATGCTGATTTGAGTGGAATTTATCTAGATATTTGCAAAGATAGACTATATTGTGATGATATAAACTCAGCTAGAAGAAGAAGTGCTCAAAGCGTTATGGTAATAATTACAAGAAGTCTTTTACCACTAATTGCTCCAACTTTAACTTACACAGTAGATGAGGTTATGGAGTTTGCACCAGATATTATTAAAAATGGAAAATCAGATGCATTTGATCTTTTATATGAAGAGCTTGATTATGATTTTAAAACAGAAGATGAAATTTTTATATCCTCAAGAGAGAAATTTTTTGAGATGGTTGATAGTCTAAAAAAAGATAAAATTATTAAATCTACACTTGAAATTGCACTTGAAACAAGCTCAAATGAAGTTTTATCTCACGATATGCAAGATATAGTTGATTGGTATTTAGTAAGTGAGGTAAGAAGTCTTGAAAGTGGTGAGTGCTTAGCTGAGTTTAAAGTTGATGATGAGATTTTTAGAATTGTAAAATCAAATTTACACAAATGTCCAAGATGCTGGAAATTTAACGCACAAAAAGAAGATGAGCTTTGCCCAAGGTGTAATAAGGTGATGGAAAATGTTTAG